In the Mesorhizobium sp. M1D.F.Ca.ET.043.01.1.1 genome, GGTCAGTACACCCGGGTAATCGCCAGCACCGATGCTCTGCACATGCGGAACGATCAGCTGCCAGGGTCCGGGCGAGGTAATCATTCCCATGGTGATCGCGACTGCGAAGTCGGCCAGTCCGATGAAATTCCAGAAAGTTGCCGCCCTTCGGCCCCCGGCTGTGCCGGTCGCCACGGCGATCGCCACCGGCAACGCGAGCAGTCCGGTCAGCATGTCGCCGATGCCTGCCGGCGCTGCGAAGACGCCGGGCAGCCCACCATGCAGCCAGGCCGCGATCGCCCAACTGCCGAATATGCGGTAGAGCTGAAGCGTGACGAGCCAGTTCGCTGGTATCGCATCGAGCACCTGCCCAATCCGTTTTGAGAACAGCAGCAGGGGCGCGCCGATCACCACCGGCAAGAAGATCGCCGATGGCAACACCGGAAAAGACGCGGCGTCCGGGTGGAAGACGCCGTTGATAGCGGCGCTCCAGGCGACGGCGAGCCACAGGGTGTCCGGGATCATGATTGCCAGCCAGGTCGCGCGGCGTTGACCCAGCGTCAAGCTCGTGTGTTCGAGGCCGAGCCACAATCCCAGTGCGACGAGCCCGTGGGCGGCGAGTTGGTGAGCCGTGGTCGGAATGCCGCTGTCCGGTATCGCCGGCCAACTGTAGATCAGCAGTAGCCATAGCGCCGTGAGCGGCGCAAACCAGAGCAGGCTGCGCCAGGGATCATGCGACGGAACGATAGCAGAGGGAACAGCTTCGGCGGTCATCGGCGGCACTCCATCGAGCCTGGCGCATTTGCTTTCGCCCGGATGTACGCCAGCTTTCCGCAAGCGCCTATTCGCGGTAATGTTGATGGGCTATCAAGCAGAACTTCACAGTTCGAAGGCGTTACCAGGCGTTGCCCTGCACCGCGGTTTTCGCCGAGGCGCCGCAGAACTCAGGGTGTCTCTTGTCGGATAAGTCGGCGGTGCGCCTTTATGAGGCGCGTCGGGCCAACGCGCGATGCACACCCGACGCCCAGCGTCGGGCTCACCGAAGCCGGGG is a window encoding:
- a CDS encoding MFS transporter, yielding MTAEAVPSAIVPSHDPWRSLLWFAPLTALWLLLIYSWPAIPDSGIPTTAHQLAAHGLVALGLWLGLEHTSLTLGQRRATWLAIMIPDTLWLAVAWSAAINGVFHPDAASFPVLPSAIFLPVVIGAPLLLFSKRIGQVLDAIPANWLVTLQLYRIFGSWAIAAWLHGGLPGVFAAPAGIGDMLTGLLALPVAIAVATGTAGGRRAATFWNFIGLADFAVAITMGMITSPGPWQLIVPHVQSIGAGDYPGVLTPAFVVPSSILLHVLSLRQLRRRSRADVSRR